AAGATGACGGTATATCGTCTGGTGCAGTCGGGAGTGCTGCAGGGTATTCGGTTTGGCCGCTCCTACCGAGTGCCCAAGGCGGCCGTAGACCACTACCTCAAGTCCATCAATCCCGACTACTGACCTGCCGACGTGACACGTAGGCGGCCCAACGGATTAGGCGGTACGCCACTGACGGAGTTCCGGACGTAAACTGTGTATGAGCCCACGGCCCGGAAGGACTTGCAGACAGCCTCCACGTGTGAAAGGGCACCACACTAGTGACTAACTCAATGGCCAGAGCCCAATCCGCTGCTCCCACTGTTCCCACATCGGCATGGAAAGCGCTCGTCGTCCTCCTGATCGGGATGTCCATCGCGCTTCTGGACACCACCATCGTCAACGTTGCCCTGCCGACCATCCGCACCTCCATCGACGCGAGTGAGGCCACGCTCTCCTGGATCATCTCCGGTTACGCCCTGGCTTTCGGACTCTCGCTGATTCCCGCCGGCCGTATCGGCGACCGGGTGGGCCACAAGTGGGTTTTCTTCACTGGTATCGCCCTCTTCACAGTGGCGTCCTTCGCCTGCGGAGTGGCGCAGTCCGACATGGAGCTCGTCATTTTTCGCGTCATTCAGGGTCTCGCGGGCGGCATTTTTGTGCCCGCCGTGACCGCCTACATCCAGCTGCTCTTCCCTCCGCGGCAGCGAGGCAAGGCCTTCGCGATCATGGGCAGCGTCATTGGTGTCTCGTCAGCGCTCGGCCCGATCATCGGCGGCCTCCTGATCCAAGCTTTCGGTGAAACCAACGGCTGGCGCTTCGTCTTCTTTGTGAACCTGCCCATCGGCCTAGCTGCACTCGTTCTCGCGTTCTTCTGGCTTCCGAAGCGCGACCCGGACGCGCCGCGTCCTCCCGCCGGTCTGGATTGGTTCGGCGTCTTCCTCGTATCCGCTGCCCTGGTCTGCTTGCTCGTCCCCCTCATCCAGGGCCAGGATGAGGGCTGGCCGCTCTGGACCTACCTCACAATCGCGGGCGGCGTCGTCCTGCTGGCACTGTTCGCTCTCTGGGAGGTCTTTTACACTCGCCGAGGCCGAAGCGCCCTTGTGCCGCCACCTCTGTTCAAGCACCCCCAGTTCACCGGCGGCGTGATCCTCGCCCTCGTCTATTTCGCCGCGTTCACGAGCATCTTCTTCACGATCGCGCTGCTGTGGCAAGCCGGTCTCGCCCACAGCGCTCTCGCATCAGGCGTGGTGACCATTCCGTTCGCTGTGGGCAGCATCGTCGGCTCGTCGCAGAGCAATCGACTATCTATGCGACTTGGTCGAAACGTTCTGGTGCTCGGAACCGCATGTGTAGCCATCGGCCTGATCTGGCTGTGGCTACTCTTCGAGAACGTCAAAGGCACCGACCTCACCAACTGGACTCTGCTTGCGCCGCTCCTCATCGCCGGTGTTGGCAACGGATTGTTCATTGCACCGAATGCCCAATTCATTGTGGCGACCGTTGATCATCGGGATGCAGGATCTGGCTCTTCCGTCATCGCTGCCATCCAGCGTGTTGGTGCTGCCATCGGCATCGCCGTGATCGGTTCGGTCCTCTTCGGCACCCTGTCGATAAACAAACAGCCAGGGCCGACGTCGAATACGGCCGCTGCCATTGCGGAAGTCAAGAGACAGGCCGCAGCGGAAGTTGCCGCTGGCTTCACCAACGCCTCCGCCCACGCCATGCTCGTCAGTGCGATCTTCGCCGTGGCCGCCTTCGTCTTGGTGTTCGCGCTGCCGAAGCAGGTTAACCAGTACGGCGGTGGTGGTGCTCCGGACGATGGCAGTGGCTCGGCCAGGACCGGGGCTGCCGGGACTGCTGCTACCGGCGCCTCCGCCGGGTCCCGCCAATCGGCCACGAGCCAACGCTTGCCGAAGCCAGCAGGCAAGCCGTGCCATCAGCACTTGCTGAAGAGAGGTGGGGCCGCGATGCGCGGACGACGCCTGCTACTTTGCGCCGGGCGCTAGCGCGGGACCTTGACCTCGAGAGTCGCACCGCCGAACCCGTTCTCGGTATCCCTGCCCTGGACAGTAATGACATCGACGCCCTCGGGGATCTCAAGATCGCTCTGGGTGCGTGTCACGGGCTGCTCATCGGCGTGGTCGTGGCCCAGCGTGTGCTCACCGAGCACATTCCCATCCGCATCCAGCACCCGCCAGCCGTCGGCGTACCGCTTAGGGCTGTCGTACTCCGAGCTGAGCGTCACCTCCAGCGACCAGCCTGCGTTGCTGTCGCCCTCAAGCACGGCGCCGAGGACGTCGGGGTGCTCAGCATCCTTCGTGTCCGGCTCGATGTCCGCAGACACACTGGCGTAGGCACCGGATGGCACCGCATCCTCGGACTCGGACTCGGACGAACCCGCACCACAGCCGCCCAGTACCAAAGCCAACCCCAGAACAGGACCCACAGCTAACGCGGCTCGATACGGATTCTTCCGGCGGGCGTTCGCTGCGTGAGTCATGTCTTTATTGTGCCAGCTGATCGGTGACTAGACCCGTAGCCGGGACCGTGCTGGCCACCGTTTGGGCACAGGGCGTGTTTGCGGTAAGCCGTCGATGGAAATGTCCAGTTCCTCTTGCAGGAAGGCGACTGCCCCGGCGATGTTGCGGTACGGGAAGAACGGTTCGGGGTAGGACCATGCAATGTCAGTGAGAGAAGATTTGCTGGTAACGCTCCAGTAGTCGGTGGCGAAGCCCTTGTAGGGACAGATACTCTTCGTGGTCGTCGGCGTGAGAAGGTCAAAGTCGATGTCTCGCCTCGGCAGGTAGTAGCGCGGTGGCAGCCCTGTTTCCCAAAGGAAGATCGCCTCTCGCGACTCGCCGATCACGACGTTGTCGTGGCGCACCGTCACTAATCGAGAGCTAGGCAGGGCATCAATATGGACGAAGGGGTCGTGGGGATGCTCGAACACTTCCTGATTTTCTTCATACCAGTGGTCAAACTCACCGCGTTCCCACGTCACTCCCGTATAACCGGCAAGACCCTTTATCCGCCACGCCCCGTGGCGAATGATGTGGTTATCAACAACTACATCGAACCAGGACGTGACTTCGGTATTCGGGTGGTGGTAGTGCAAGTCGTCCGGAGGTCCGGTAGGTATCAGATGCTCTGAGCGGACATCTTCGTCCCGGAACACGTACCGCGGTACAGGGATTTCTTCTTCCCATACAAGGAGCTGATCGCGGCTGTCGACCACAAGAGCGTCACCCACGATTCCGCGCACCCACCGCGTACTGGGCAGTGGTTCTCTCGGGTTCTGTTTCATTGACATGACCTCCACAGTAACGGTCATAATAGTTGCGGCTACTGCTCGGGGAGACAACAATTGGCAGTATGTTTGCTCAAGAGAAGCCTTCCATCATTGGGTCGATTGTCCGGGGCATGGCTGCAGGTGTTGCTGGGACCGTGGTGATGACGGCGTTCCAGACGTTCGTTGAGATGCCCTTGACCCGGCGTGAGGCCAGTTACGGTCCCGCGGATTTGGCCGAACGGATCCTGCCCATCCATCCGACGACCGATCGGGGCCGCAAACAGTTGAACTGGGTCACGCACTTTGCATTGGGAACCATGTGGGGTTCGGCCTATGGCCTCACAGCCCACACTGGCCTGCGTGGGGCGAAAGCAATCGCGGTCGTGTTTCCCACACCGTCTATTCGGGCGATGTCCTACTCACCACCGCTCTTGGACTGTATAAGCCCACCACCTGGACCGCCGAGGATTGGACCGTGGATCTGGTCAACAAATTCGTCCAGGCCGTATCGACCGGCGTGCTCTACGACCACGTTTTCAAACCAACTCACGCACCCTAGACCAGCTGCGGTTCAGAACGGTTCGGCCAGGGTCATCGCATAGCGTTTATCGGGATCCGTCCACTGCCCTGCGATGGTTAGCTGCGCCGCCGCCAGCTCAGCTTCAATCCGCTCCGGGCGGAACTTTGCGGACACCTCGGTCCTGAGGTCCTCACTCTGGTCAAAGTGGATTTCAAGACCGGCGCCGGGCAGTTGCACGTACATGGCCCGCGTGGCGCGGAGCCTCATCTCGATCCACTCCTCAGCCTCGTTCCACACCGCGACATGCTCGAATGCCTCGACGTCGAAATCCGCCCCCAACTCGGCGTTGAGGACACGCAGCACATTCCGGTTGAAGTCGGCTGTCACACCGCTGGGGTCGTCGTAGGCGGGAATCAGTATCTCCGGCGGCTGCACCAAGCCCGTGCCCAGTAGCAATGATCCACCCGCCTGCCCCAACAGTTCCCGCACCTGGATCAGGAACTGTGCACGGGCATCCGGCTCGAGGTTCCCGATCGTACCGCCCAGGAACGCCACCATCCTTCGTCCGTCCTTCGGAAGCAGCTGCAGCTGTGATTCGAAATCAGCGGCCACCGCCTGCAGGGTGAGATCGGAATAGTTCCGAGACAATTCGCTGTTGGCCCCCGTCAGCGCGCTGTCACTGACGTCCACGGCAACATAGCTCCGGAGATCTCCGGCGTCCATCAATGCATCGAGCAGCAGGGGTGTTTTCCTCGATGAGCCGGAGCCAAGTTCAATGAGCGTCTCTGCCGGGCTTGTCCCCGCCATCTCCCGCGCATGGTCCTCGAGGATGCGCCGTTCGGCGCGTGTGGGGAAATATTCTGGCAGCTGGGTGATCTGCTCGAACAGTTCGCTGCCCCGCTGATCGTAGAACCACTTGGGTGGCAGCGTTTTTGCCGGTTTTCCCAGCCCTGCGCGCACGTCCTCGCGCAGGGTGCGCTCGAGGTAGTGCGGCGGTAGGTGATGGACTATCTCAAGTGCTGTTTTTGAGGGGTTCATCTGAGCGCGGGCTCCATCTCTACGTGGGATATCGGGCTTATATCGACGCCGTGCGAGGTGGCGACCAACAGGGACTGATCCGGGACCTCATGCCATCCGGCATCGTCGTCGGAGGGCTCACTGGCAACGACGGTGCCTCTGTTGTCTGAGCGCCAAAAAAGGGTATCGCCGGCCGCCGTGGCCGCGATGGTCGTTCCGTCGGTCAAAAGGAAGTTGTACCTGCCCGGGCTCGCGGCGGCGGCGTCGATCGCAACGCGTGCCAGCACGTCGGCGGCGGAGTGCTGGACACCGTAGTCAGGCGATTGGAGCCGCTCAAGGACGAGCGCCCACAGCAGGGCTGAATCCACCCGGGCCTCCAGGGCAAGAAGCCGGGCCGGAGGCAGCGTCGCCGCAAGTGTCTCCGCGGACCTGGGCCAGTTGTCGATCCGCCCGTTGTGGCTGAACATCCATTTCCCCGAGGTGTAGGGAGCAGCAGCAGCCTCGTCCGGCGTCGTACCGGGTGTCGCTGAACGGACGGCGGCAAGCACCGCTGTGCTGGTGGTGACCCGCGCCAGGTCAGCGAAGGACTGGTCCGTCCACATGGGCACAGCGCGCCGGTAGCGGGCCGGGACGGGATCTTCGGCGGCATACCAGCCGACGCCGAACCCGTCCGCGTTCATCGTACCGTTGCGTTGGCGCCGCGGTGCCCAGGACTGCCGGAGCAGGCCGTGCTCGGGCGCCGAAATCAGTGTGGCCAGCGGCGTCGGCGGGCCAAGGAACGCCAGATGACGACACACCCTCTACATCCCGCCAGCTGGAGCGGCGTCCCGGGCGGTCCGGAAGCCGGTGAAGATCTGGCGCCGGATAGGGTAATCCCAGTTCCGGAACGTTCCTCGGCTCGCTGCTTTGTCGGCAGCCCAGGAACCACCGCGCAGCACCTTGTAACCTCCGCCGAAGAAGGCTTTGCTGTACTCGGCGTAGGGAAACACCTGGAACCCGGGATATGGACCGAAGTCGCTGGACGTCCATTCCCAGACATCGCCGATCAGTTGATGGACGCCCAGCGCGGACGCGCCCTCGGGGTAGGACCCGACAGGGGAAGGCCGCAGCGCTGCTCCGCCCAGGTTCGCGTGCAGGGCCGTCGGGTCCTCGTCGCCCCACGGGTAGCGCCGGGACCGGCCGCTGACCGGGTCGTGGCGAGCAGCCTTCTCCCACTCTGCCTCGGTGGGCAGGCGCCTCCCCGCCCAGCGGGCATATGCCTCGGCCTCAAAGAAGGACACATGCTGTACGGGTTCATCCACGGGAACCGGCTCAAGAACGCCGAAACGGGTCCTCCACCACTGGTAACCGTCCCGCCTCCAGTACTTGGGTGCCCTTAGGTCATCATCGTTGCGGTGGCTCCAGCCCTCGGCGGTCCACCAAACCGGGTTCGAGTATCCGCCGTCGTTCACGAAATCAGTGAACGCACCGTTGCTAACCGGAACCGTGTCGATCCAGTAGCCGGGAACGTGCACCTCATGGGCAGGCCGTTCGTTATCCAGTGCCCAGGGTTCCACGGAGGTGCCCATCGTGAAGGAGCCGGCTGGCACATGCACTTCCCGCGGAAGCCTGGTGACACCGCGGGCCAGCACGCCGGGATCCGGATTCACCGGGTGCAGCACGGGGTCGCCGACCCGAAGCTGATGGGTCGCGAGCATGGTCTCGGCGTGCTGTTGTTCATGCTGGATCATCATGCCGAAGGCAAACCCACCCTCCAGCAGCGGCGAACCCTCAAGGGGAACCCGTTCTAGGATGCCCAGCGTCTTGGAACGCACATCGGCGAGGTAGCCCCGCGATTCCGACGGTGCCAGCAGCGGCAGCGAGGGGCGGCTGCTGCGCGAATGTTCAAAGGCGTCGTAGAGTTTGTCGATTTCCGGGCGGAGCGGCTCCATCCTACCGACGTCGCGGACCAGCCATAGTTCTTCCTGGCTGCCGACATGCGCAAGGTCCCATACCAGTGGCGACATCAGGGGTGAATGCTGTTTGAGCAGTTCCTCCTCGTCACACGCGGTGAGAGCATGGGTACGACGACGCGCGCACTCCAGGCCCTCCGCGATGGAGGCGCGAAGTTTCTCGGGGGCACCGCTGGTGTCCGGTGAGATTTGCGGATTCGTCATTGGCCTTTTTCCTTTCGCTGTGCGGAATCTGAGAACCGACCCGTGCGGCGCCAATCGTCGATCCGCTGGTCTGCGGGAGAGCGCCCACGCGCTGCGTATTGCTCAACAAACGATTCCACCCGGAACCGTGTGGCCGCATCGGCGCCCAGCCGTTCCATCGCGCCCAGTGCTGCCTCAGCGCAAACCTGCCCCGCTGTAGCAAGGACAGGGTCGGCCAACC
This region of Arthrobacter roseus genomic DNA includes:
- a CDS encoding excisionase family DNA-binding protein — translated: MTVYRLVQSGVLQGIRFGRSYRVPKAAVDHYLKSINPDY
- a CDS encoding MFS transporter; its protein translation is MTNSMARAQSAAPTVPTSAWKALVVLLIGMSIALLDTTIVNVALPTIRTSIDASEATLSWIISGYALAFGLSLIPAGRIGDRVGHKWVFFTGIALFTVASFACGVAQSDMELVIFRVIQGLAGGIFVPAVTAYIQLLFPPRQRGKAFAIMGSVIGVSSALGPIIGGLLIQAFGETNGWRFVFFVNLPIGLAALVLAFFWLPKRDPDAPRPPAGLDWFGVFLVSAALVCLLVPLIQGQDEGWPLWTYLTIAGGVVLLALFALWEVFYTRRGRSALVPPPLFKHPQFTGGVILALVYFAAFTSIFFTIALLWQAGLAHSALASGVVTIPFAVGSIVGSSQSNRLSMRLGRNVLVLGTACVAIGLIWLWLLFENVKGTDLTNWTLLAPLLIAGVGNGLFIAPNAQFIVATVDHRDAGSGSSVIAAIQRVGAAIGIAVIGSVLFGTLSINKQPGPTSNTAAAIAEVKRQAAAEVAAGFTNASAHAMLVSAIFAVAAFVLVFALPKQVNQYGGGGAPDDGSGSARTGAAGTAATGASAGSRQSATSQRLPKPAGKPCHQHLLKRGGAAMRGRRLLLCAGR
- a CDS encoding DUF427 domain-containing protein produces the protein MSMKQNPREPLPSTRWVRGIVGDALVVDSRDQLLVWEEEIPVPRYVFRDEDVRSEHLIPTGPPDDLHYHHPNTEVTSWFDVVVDNHIIRHGAWRIKGLAGYTGVTWERGEFDHWYEENQEVFEHPHDPFVHIDALPSSRLVTVRHDNVVIGESREAIFLWETGLPPRYYLPRRDIDFDLLTPTTTKSICPYKGFATDYWSVTSKSSLTDIAWSYPEPFFPYRNIAGAVAFLQEELDISIDGLPQTRPVPKRWPARSRLRV
- the egtD gene encoding L-histidine N(alpha)-methyltransferase, translating into MNPSKTALEIVHHLPPHYLERTLREDVRAGLGKPAKTLPPKWFYDQRGSELFEQITQLPEYFPTRAERRILEDHAREMAGTSPAETLIELGSGSSRKTPLLLDALMDAGDLRSYVAVDVSDSALTGANSELSRNYSDLTLQAVAADFESQLQLLPKDGRRMVAFLGGTIGNLEPDARAQFLIQVRELLGQAGGSLLLGTGLVQPPEILIPAYDDPSGVTADFNRNVLRVLNAELGADFDVEAFEHVAVWNEAEEWIEMRLRATRAMYVQLPGAGLEIHFDQSEDLRTEVSAKFRPERIEAELAAAQLTIAGQWTDPDKRYAMTLAEPF
- the egtC gene encoding ergothioneine biosynthesis protein EgtC — its product is MCRHLAFLGPPTPLATLISAPEHGLLRQSWAPRRQRNGTMNADGFGVGWYAAEDPVPARYRRAVPMWTDQSFADLARVTTSTAVLAAVRSATPGTTPDEAAAAPYTSGKWMFSHNGRIDNWPRSAETLAATLPPARLLALEARVDSALLWALVLERLQSPDYGVQHSAADVLARVAIDAAAASPGRYNFLLTDGTTIAATAAGDTLFWRSDNRGTVVASEPSDDDAGWHEVPDQSLLVATSHGVDISPISHVEMEPALR
- the egtB gene encoding ergothioneine biosynthesis protein EgtB; this encodes MTNPQISPDTSGAPEKLRASIAEGLECARRRTHALTACDEEELLKQHSPLMSPLVWDLAHVGSQEELWLVRDVGRMEPLRPEIDKLYDAFEHSRSSRPSLPLLAPSESRGYLADVRSKTLGILERVPLEGSPLLEGGFAFGMMIQHEQQHAETMLATHQLRVGDPVLHPVNPDPGVLARGVTRLPREVHVPAGSFTMGTSVEPWALDNERPAHEVHVPGYWIDTVPVSNGAFTDFVNDGGYSNPVWWTAEGWSHRNDDDLRAPKYWRRDGYQWWRTRFGVLEPVPVDEPVQHVSFFEAEAYARWAGRRLPTEAEWEKAARHDPVSGRSRRYPWGDEDPTALHANLGGAALRPSPVGSYPEGASALGVHQLIGDVWEWTSSDFGPYPGFQVFPYAEYSKAFFGGGYKVLRGGSWAADKAASRGTFRNWDYPIRRQIFTGFRTARDAAPAGGM